A window of Pedobacter lusitanus contains these coding sequences:
- a CDS encoding DoxX family membrane protein, protein MKSKILFVLCLLTGLMFINAGLDKFLHYMPMPKEMPEKMVKAFKAFMEIGWLMPLVGTIEILGGLLLIFGKTRALGAIVIVPILTGILLANISMAPSGLPIVFILIAVILWVIIENWEKYLHLIRK, encoded by the coding sequence ATGAAAAGTAAAATTCTCTTCGTTTTATGCCTGCTCACCGGGCTGATGTTTATTAATGCAGGTCTGGATAAATTCCTGCACTACATGCCCATGCCAAAAGAAATGCCTGAGAAAATGGTAAAAGCATTTAAAGCATTTATGGAAATAGGCTGGTTAATGCCACTTGTGGGTACTATAGAAATCCTTGGTGGTTTGTTGCTGATCTTTGGAAAAACACGGGCGCTGGGTGCTATTGTTATCGTTCCTATCTTAACAGGTATTCTACTGGCCAACATTAGTATGGCTCCATCGGGATTGCCTATAGTTTTTATTCTGATCGCAGTTATTCTTTGGGTAATTATTGAGAATTGGGAAAAATATCTGCACTTAATCAGGAAATAA
- a CDS encoding ArsR/SmtB family transcription factor, which translates to MRRDIFQAISDPTRRAIIALIAIQAMTPNTIAEHFDTTRQAVSKHLKVLTECELVKQEHQGREIYYQLEIDKMKEIDKWLEQFREIWETRYQQLDDLLLTIQG; encoded by the coding sequence ATGAGAAGAGATATATTTCAAGCTATATCAGATCCTACAAGAAGAGCTATTATCGCTCTGATTGCTATTCAAGCTATGACACCTAATACGATTGCTGAGCATTTTGATACCACACGCCAGGCAGTTTCGAAACATCTGAAAGTTTTAACTGAATGTGAACTGGTAAAACAGGAGCATCAGGGCCGCGAAATATATTATCAACTTGAAATTGACAAAATGAAAGAAATAGACAAGTGGTTAGAACAATTCCGCGAGATCTGGGAAACCCGCTATCAGCAGCTGGATGATCTTTTGCTAACTATTCAGGGATAA
- a CDS encoding helix-turn-helix domain-containing protein has protein sequence MKITEITSCYLGPQISPEQFVPEHIFIFLLKGRMNGYDGTKHTKIGPGECCIVRKNRLARYNKQKDQNDFEKVVVILDEEFLKKYQKKYALSSSEYFVSDIFIPLESSPSVINFIQEQLPAYESQETTLQRTDEIREKFLQVLLDVYPELVNLFFDFGKPGRIDLEAYMQKHYKFNVSLERLAYLTGRSLSAFKRDFKAIFRQTPNRWLVQRRLQEAHFLIEKEKKISNEIYLDLGFEDLSHFSFAFKRHFGYNATELAG, from the coding sequence ATGAAAATTACAGAAATAACGTCCTGCTATCTTGGCCCGCAGATCTCACCTGAGCAATTTGTCCCGGAGCATATTTTCATCTTTTTGCTCAAGGGCAGAATGAATGGTTATGATGGTACAAAACATACAAAAATAGGACCTGGAGAATGTTGTATAGTACGTAAGAACCGGTTGGCAAGATACAACAAGCAAAAAGATCAGAATGATTTTGAAAAAGTAGTAGTCATATTGGATGAAGAGTTCTTGAAAAAGTATCAAAAGAAATATGCGCTTTCTTCATCAGAATATTTTGTTTCTGATATTTTTATTCCGTTGGAAAGTTCACCATCGGTTATAAATTTCATACAGGAACAGCTGCCCGCTTACGAAAGTCAGGAAACAACCTTGCAACGCACTGATGAAATAAGAGAAAAGTTCCTGCAAGTCCTGCTGGATGTATATCCGGAACTGGTAAACCTTTTCTTTGATTTTGGAAAGCCTGGCAGAATTGACCTGGAAGCCTATATGCAAAAGCACTACAAGTTCAATGTCAGCTTAGAACGTTTGGCTTACCTTACCGGACGAAGCCTATCTGCATTTAAAAGAGATTTTAAAGCTATATTCAGACAAACACCCAATCGGTGGCTCGTACAAAGGCGTCTGCAGGAAGCACATTTTCTGATTGAAAAAGAGAAGAAAATATCCAATGAAATTTACCTGGATCTGGGTTTCGAGGATCTGTCACATTTTTCCTTTGCTTTCAAAAGACATTTCGGATATAACGCGACGGAACTGGCTGGATAA
- a CDS encoding MBL fold metallo-hydrolase, whose amino-acid sequence MQILLMLIVLIAVTSFFYMRQAKFGKLPAGERLARIEKSPHYKDGGFRNLIEKPTLTEGYSIPGELYKTIFTKFPNRNPVDSLPSLKTDLKSLPIDSNLIVWFGHSSFYMQLDGKRFLADPVFSGSASPVPGSVKAYKGSDIYTADDMPAIDYMLISHDHYDHLDYETAIALKNKVKQVICGLGVGAHFEYWGYSPEQIIEKDWYEKVEVAEGYTIFTESTHHESGRGFTRSKALWLSFLIQSPTMKVYYSGDGGYDNRFAEIGRKYGVIDWAIMECGQYNKAWQAVHELPEEVARATVQLKAKNMLPVHHSKFTLANHPWNEPLNKITEFSNHKPYRLATPMIGETVHLNDDQQVFTKWWERVN is encoded by the coding sequence ATGCAGATTCTTTTAATGCTGATCGTATTGATCGCGGTTACTTCATTTTTTTATATGCGTCAGGCCAAATTCGGGAAATTGCCTGCCGGAGAACGATTAGCAAGAATTGAAAAATCACCACACTATAAAGACGGCGGCTTTCGGAACCTGATTGAAAAACCTACACTAACCGAAGGATATTCCATACCAGGTGAATTATATAAAACAATCTTTACAAAATTTCCCAACCGCAATCCTGTTGATTCTTTGCCTTCGCTGAAAACAGATTTAAAGTCTTTACCAATTGACAGTAATCTGATTGTCTGGTTTGGACATTCTTCTTTTTATATGCAGCTTGACGGAAAAAGATTTTTAGCAGACCCGGTATTCAGCGGATCAGCATCCCCTGTTCCAGGTTCAGTTAAGGCATATAAAGGAAGTGATATTTATACAGCAGACGATATGCCTGCAATAGACTATATGCTGATCTCCCATGACCATTATGATCACCTGGATTATGAAACGGCTATCGCACTGAAAAACAAAGTAAAACAGGTCATATGTGGTTTAGGTGTAGGTGCACATTTTGAGTATTGGGGTTATAGCCCGGAACAAATCATAGAAAAAGACTGGTATGAAAAAGTAGAAGTAGCTGAAGGTTATACCATCTTTACAGAATCAACACATCATGAATCTGGCAGAGGATTTACAAGGAGTAAAGCATTGTGGTTATCCTTTTTAATCCAATCTCCAACTATGAAAGTATATTATAGTGGTGATGGTGGTTACGATAATCGTTTTGCAGAAATCGGCAGAAAATATGGTGTAATAGACTGGGCAATTATGGAATGCGGGCAATATAATAAAGCCTGGCAGGCGGTACATGAGTTACCCGAAGAAGTAGCCCGTGCAACCGTGCAATTAAAGGCAAAGAACATGCTTCCTGTCCATCATTCTAAATTTACACTGGCTAATCATCCCTGGAATGAACCACTGAATAAAATAACGGAGTTTTCTAATCATAAACCCTATCGTTTGGCTACACCTATGATTGGCGAAACCGTACATCTGAATGATGATCAACAGGTATTTACAAAGTGGTGGGAAAGAGTAAATTAG